A single region of the Fusarium fujikuroi IMI 58289 draft genome, chromosome FFUJ_chr05 genome encodes:
- a CDS encoding probable maltase, translating to MAISKRVWWKDAVVYQIWPSSFKDGNGDGLGDLQGIIESLDHIQSLGADVIWISPVYESPQVDQGYDVSSYERIHPPYGTMEDMTNLLKCCHERGLRVLMDLVINHTSDQHDWFKESRSSKGSPKRDWYIWRPARYENGQRKPPNNWKSCFGGSAWEWDPCTEEYYLHLFAVGQPDINWANVAMRKHVYQSSVKFWLDKGVDGFRIDTMGLFGKDQSFADAPDSDPCAPFNHQPDAFQVLGEIHELIAGYGDLMTVGEFGGLGDTATALRYVSASANRVNMGFQFETVCLGFALSSFDIKPHSLADFKQSVIKWQQYTEGTDGWATMFLENHDVPRSISRFASDKPELRAAAAKTLALLQIACSGTLFLYQGQEIGMTNIPKSWAIEEYKDFSTQQYWQSEAQSSDDPEVRRKAMANIQAAARDNSRTPMQWSSQRHAGFTDCKGGPWMRINENYVDINVEDQTKDEESVLSFWKKALACRKAYIDVLGHGSFCPIDGGDEAIFCFKKIHKGAAALVILNMSDREQELRPSVQLTGMPLVLATNSSTRDSTLGPFEGRLYIGDECTKP from the coding sequence ATGGCTATTTCAAAGCGCGTATGGTGGAAAGATGCCGTTGTGTATCAGATTTGGCCATCCAGCTTCAAGGACGGGAATGGAGATGGTCTAGGAGACCTGCAAGGCATAATCGAGTCACTGGATCATATCCAAAGTCTTGGAGCCGATGTGATTTGGATCTCGCCAGTATACGAAAGCCCTCAGGTCGACCAGGGTTACGATGTCTCCAGCTATGAGCGAATCCACCCGCCGTACGGCACGATGGAGGATATGACGAACTTGCTCAAATGCTGTCACGAACGTGGATTGAGAGTCTTGATGGACCTTGTGATCAACCACACCTCCGACCAGCATGACTGGTTCAAGGAGTCTCGGTCCTCCAAGGGCAGCCCCAAGCGCGATTGGTACATCTGGCGTCCAGCAAGATATGAAAACGGCCAGCGTAAGCCACCCAACAATTGGAAGTCTTGCTTCGGCGGCAGTGCATGGGAATGGGATCCTTGCACTGAAGAGTATTATCTCCACCTCTTCGCCGTGGGACAACCCGACATCAATTGGGCCAATGTTGCCATGCGAAAGCATGTCTACCAGAGTTCCGTCAAATTCTGGCTTGATAAAGGCGTCGATGGCTTTCGAATCGACACCATGGGCCTCTTTGGCAAGGACCAGTCGTTTGCAGATGCCCCTGACTCAGATCCGTGCGCTCCCTTCAACCACCAACCAGACGCTTTTCAGGTTCTGGGCGAGATCCATGAACTGATTGCTGGTTATGGTGATCTGATGACTGTGGGTGAATTCGGTGGGCTCGGGGACACCGCGACAGCGCTGCGATATGTGAGCGCTTCGGCGAACCGCGTCAACATGGGATTTCAGTTCGAGACAGTCTGCCTAGGCTTTGCACTCAGCTCCTTTGATATCAAGCCACATTCATTGGCGGACTTCAAGCAGTCCGTCATCAAATGGCAACAGTACACCGAAGGGACCGACGGGTGGGCAACTATGTTCCTTGAGAACCATGATGTCCCCCGCTCCATCTCGCGGTTCGCATCCGACAAGCCAGAATTACGCGCCGCTGCAGCCAAAACACTCGCGTTGCTTCAAATTGCCTGCTCGGGGACCCTGTTCCTgtaccaaggccaagaaatcGGCATGACCAACATTCCCAAATCCTGGGCCATTGAAGAGTACAAGGACTTCTCAACCCAGCAATATTGGCAGTCGGAGGCACAATCTAGTGACGACCCCGAGGTTCGGCGCAAGGCAATGGCCAACATACAGGCCGCTGCGCGTGACAACAGCCGCACCCCCATGCAGTGGAGCAGCCAGAGGCACGCTGGATTCACGGACTGTAAGGGAGGCCCGTGGATGCGAATAAACGAGAACTATGTCGATATCAACGTTGAAGACCAGACTAAAGATGAGGAGAGCGTCTTATCTTTCTGGAAGAAGGCGTTGGCTTGTCGCAAGGCATATATTGACGTCCTGGGGCACGGGTCTTTCTGTCCTATTGATGGTGGCGACGAAGCTATCTTCTGCTTCAAGAAGATACACAAAGGGGCCGCTGCTCTTGTAATACTGAATATGTCCGACCGGGAGCAGGAACTCAGGCCTAGCGTGCAGCTTACCGGAATGCCACTGGTTCTAGCCACAAACTCGAGCACTCGAGATAGTACTCTTGGTCCTTTTGAGGGTAGACTATATATCGGGGACGAGTGTACAAAGCCATGA
- a CDS encoding probable Maltose permease: MEKTIADKIQDSPNDIQHAREAVAAEHEQTVKDALRTHYKAVFWSLYLSLAVIMEGYDTSLIFSFFGLPAFAKRYGTLQDDGLYSLSAPWQSALGQGAMVGQFFGLIVTGYAADWYGFRRTAAWACILNAAFIFILFFAPNVETLFAGQVLLGLPLGVFLTLTTVYTAEVSPLALRPYLETWVNICWSIGKLMAGGVLRAYSEDTTEWAYRVPWAVQWIFPPFIILGVYIAPESPWWHIRQSDVEAARESLLRLSTGVPEEEIRNTLSQMILTNMQEKEAQAGTSYWDCFRGTNLRRTEICCLAQTMQPSVGFALVLWTTSFFQLQGLSASDAFNLSIGQNSLGFVAGILLWFLMPRLGRRTIYLWGLGAIFVLQMTIGALGVPAYTKATAWSTGALIMAFYLCYMLSVGPMSYVIGFEIPSTRLRNKTAILGRNAYHIGSVFNGILTTYMISPAGWKWQGKTAFFWAGFTLLAWVWTFFRLPEIKGRVFAELDYLFENRVPARAFASTRPQLFSVNDQDTD, from the coding sequence ATGGAGAAGACGATTGCAGACAAAATCCAGGATAGTCCCAATGACATCCAACACGCGCGGGAAGCTGTTGCCGCTGAGCATGAACAGACTGTGAAGGATGCTCTGAGAACGCATTACAAAGCAGTCTTCTGGTCTCTTTATCTCTCCCTGGCCGTGATCATGGAAGGCTACGATACCTCCCtgatcttctccttctttggaCTTCCGGCATTTGCCAAGAGATACGGCACTCTTCAGGACGACGGCTTGTATTCCCTGAGCGCTCCCTGGCAGAGTGCCCTCGGCCAGGGTGCTATGGTAGGCCAGTTCTTCGGCCTCATTGTCACCGGTTACGCCGCCGATTGGTACGGGTTCCGACGTACAGCAGCCTGGGCGTGTATCCTCAACGCTGctttcatcttcattctctTTTTCGCACCAAACGTCGAGACGTTGTTCGCCGGACaggtccttcttggcctgccTCTAGGGGTCTTCCTCACCCTGACAACTGTTTACACTGCCGAGGTCTCCCCGTTGGCGCTGCGACCCTACTTGGAGACCTGGGTTAATATTTGCTGGAGTATCGGGAAGCTTATGGCCGGTGGCGTACTTCGCGCGTACTCCGAAGACACCACAGAATGGGCCTATAGAGTTCCATGGGCTGTGCAATGGATCTTTCCGCCATTTATTATTCTTGGTGTCTATATTGCGCCCGAGTCCCCATGGTGGCACATTCGTCAGTCTGATGTCGAGGCTGCTCGAGAATCCCTGCTCCGCCTCTCTACTGGTGTACCAGAGGAAGAAATCCGCAATACGCTGTCACAGATGATCTTGACGAACATGCAAGAGAAGGAGGCACAAGCTGGCACCTCCTATTGGGACTGCTTCCGAGGTACGAACCTGCGACGCACGGAGATCTGCTGCCTGGCACAAACAATGCAGCCTTCGGTAGGGTTTGCTCTTGTGCTTTGGACCACATCTTTCTTCCAACTTCAGGGACTTTCCGCAAGCGATGCTTTCAACCTCAGCATTGGGCAGAATTCGCTCGGCTTCGTCGCCGGAATCCTTCTGTGGTTCCTGATGCCTCGCCTGGGAAGGCGGACTATCTACCTGTGGGGTCTAGGGGCTATCTTCGTCCTGCAGATGACGATTGGAGCGCTCGGTGTGCCTGCCTACACCAAGGCCACAGCTTGGTCTACCGGCGCCTTGATCATGGCGTTCTATTTGTGCTACATGCTCTCGGTTGGACCAATGTCGTATGTTATTGGTTTTGAAATTCCTTCTACGAGGCTTCGCAATAAGACAGCAATCCTTGGCCGCAACGCATATCACATTGGATCGGTGTTCAACGGTATATTGACCACCTATATGATAAGCCCGGCTGGCTGGAAATGGCAGGGGAAGACGGCCTTTTTCTGGGCAGGCTTCACCTTGCTGGCTTGGGTATGGACTTTTTTCCGTCTCCCGGAGATCAAAGGCCGTGTCTTCGCAGAGCTGGACTATCTATTCGAGAACAGGGTTCCGGCTAGAGCATTCGCTTCGACTCGTCCACAACTCTTCTCGGTT